A single genomic interval of Spinacia oleracea cultivar Varoflay chromosome 6, BTI_SOV_V1, whole genome shotgun sequence harbors:
- the LOC110802541 gene encoding uncharacterized protein isoform X2, with protein MVGSRGKGSRSKLKGLASGPVKPEPVKIIFDESSDGLLDGEVGKTDTLNSEMNSLEEEQMDEIIFGSVSGDGLEGKDPNSQEVNDREKDGVTEMDVNRSEDFCSHEGTIKDVNEVSGGSDATADVSAEDNEEKTNKMKAEEEHEARKNDKEEEDEAPVMFKLGHDDACAGDERKSPVVSLEGVPTDKEGLAFSDHVIMENMTDDLEYLIEPSKLDLEEPIGHLSDRGHEENVKENANSTNEVKENTGQVIRPKRKAGKKKVVKKKIMVRKPKEVEAGKNDKKPEEVEAPMKFELDNNDTGTADESKSSEVNMADNLENHKEPSKLDTEEPIRTLSDRGEEEQIKENASIINEVKEVTGQVNRPKRKIMKKKVVKKKMVQRHARAANEELLQLSDENNAFGEACKADTNGQVNNEDLSDGPCKVGTKDHVNNEDLSDEVCKVDTNEHVNNENPSVEACKTDKNEHANNEEAEVKPSVKFNRKLKIIRKKKTPGTATAQDAHRPQSGNEETRIVKHVGVNEPDGKNGEVGKSGDKGLLKRSQKKKFTKKVSQEGVPEDVNRSKPSKEGKSSKRIDSMGMIFMCSSETKKDCYQYKILGLPAGKKDMVSKIYQGMRLFLFDIDLRMLYGIYKAAAPGGYNIEPRAFKSQYPSQVRFAVLEDCVPLAEERFKNVLKDNYYTKNKFDCQLNSKQVKNLCKLFHEANKKAESQKASGSRRPADTGLSARRDKKRKRAEDIRRGAATPVERERSRRRAHVELRRAPVVIDDRSRRRAREEITRHAPMVIDDRSWRRTREQIRHAPVVIDDRSRRRAQEEIRHAPVVIDDRSRIRAQEELRHTPLMIDDRSRRRAQEELRHAPLMIDDTSRRRVQEEIRHTPVVIDDRYHGLPVYERETYISSVAPASSYQPLQVHSPSRARMYSFDRTLEVDPYRRDSILDHRDLSLLSSRESRLPIGLSHLNAYAPYREPHVYSGSVYSTDTRREHYDYTSGEPYAQNYTPAEHRPPPPLYRRY; from the exons ATGGTTGGTAGCAGAGGAAAGGGATCAAGATCGAAACTTAAAGGTCTTGCATCTGGGCCTGTAAAGCCAGAGCCTGTGAAGATCATTTTTGATGAATCTTCTGATGGTCTTTTAGATGGAGAGGTTGGAAAGACTGATACTTTGAACtcagaaatgaattcattaGAGGAGGAACAGATGGATGAGATAATCTTTGGATCTGTTAGTGGTGATGGACTTGAAGGAAAGGATCCAAATTCTCAAGAAGTCAATGATAGGGAAAAGGATGGTGTGACAGAGATGGATGTTAACAGAAGTGAAGATTTTTGTTCACATGAAGGAACAATAAAGGATGTGAATGAGGTGAGTGGTGGAAGTGATGCGACTGCTGATGTAAGTGCTGAGGACAATGAAGAAAAAACTAATAAAATGAAGGCAGAGGAAGAACATGAGGCAAGGAAGAATGATAAGGAGGAGGAAGATGAAGCACCAGTGATGTTTAAGCTTGGCCATGATGATGCTTGTGCTGGGGATGAAAGGAAGAGTCCCGTGGTGTCCCTAGAAGGTGTGCCAACTGATAAAGAAGGTTTGGCTTTTTCTGATCATgtaataatggaaaacatgacaGATGATCTGGAATATCTCATAGAACCAAGTAAGCTTGATTTGGAAGAGCCAATAGGCCATCTTTCAGACAGGGGACATGAAGAGAATGTAAAAGAAAATGCAAACTCTACTAATGAAGTCAAGGAAAACACTGGGCAGGTCATTAGACCCAAGAGGAAAGCAGGAAAGAAAAAGGTGGTTAAGAAAAAAATTATGGTACGGAAGCCAAAGGAAGTTGAAGCTGGAAAAAATGATAAGAAACCAGAGGAAGTGGAAGCACCAATGAAGTTTGAGCTTGACAATAATGATACTGGTACTGCGGATGAAAGCAAGAGTTCAGAGGTAAACATGGCAGATAATCTggaaaatcacaaagaaccaagtAAGCTTGACACGGAGGAACCAATAAGAACTCTTTCAGACAGGGGGGAAGAAgaacaaataaaagaaaatgcAAGCATTATTAATGAAGTGAAAGAAGTCACTGGACAAGTCAATAGACCCAAGAGGAAAATCATGAAGAAAAAGGTGGTTAAAAAGAAGATGGTACAGAGGCATGCTAGAGCTGCAAATGAAGAACTGCTACAACTTTCTGACGAGAACAATGCATTTGGTGAAGCATGCAAAGCAGATACCAACGGACAAGTAAACAATGAAGACCTGTCGGATGGACCTTGCAAAGTAGGCACCAAAGATCATGTAAACAATGAAGACCTATCAGATGAAGTGTGCAAAGTAGACACCAACGAGCATGTAAATAATGAAAACCCGTCAGTTGAAGCATGCAAAACAGACAAAAATGAACATGCAAATAATGAAGAGGCTGAAGTGAAACCATCTGTGAAGTTCAATAGGAAACTGAAAATTATTAGGAAAAAGAAGACTCCAGGTACAGCAACTGCGCAAGATGCTCACAGGCCTCAATCGGGAAATGAAGAAACAAGGATTGTCAAGCATGTAGGAGTTAATGAGCCAGACGGGAAAAATGGTGAGGTGGGAAAATCAGGGGATAAGGGTCTCTTAAAGAGGAGTCAAAAGAAAAAGTTTACTAAAAAGGTCTCCCAGGAAGGGGTTCCTGAAGACGTAAATAGGTCCAAACCATCCAAGGAGGGCAAATCATCTAAAAGGATTGATAGCATGGGGATGATATTCATGTGCAGTTCAGAAACAAAGAAGGACTGTTACCAATACAAAATTTTAGGGCTACCTGCTGGCAAGAAAGATATGGTTTCGAAAATTTACCAGGGCATGAGACTTTTCCTATTTGATATTGACCTGAGAATGCTGTATGGAATTTACAAGGCTGCTGCTCCTGGGGGCTACAATATTGAACCCAGGGCATTCAAGTCCCAATATCCTTCTCAG GTTCGTTTTGCCGTCCTTGAAGATTGTGTGCCATTAGCAGAGGAGAGATTCAAAAATGTCCTCAAGGATAATTACTACACGAAGAACAAGTTTGATTGCCAGCTGAACAGTAAGCAG GTGAAGAACTTGTGTAAGCTTTTCCATGAAGCCAACAAGAAAGCCGAATCCCAAAAAGCAAGTGGGAGCCGAAGACCAGCTGACACCGGTTTATCTGCAAGGCGGGACAAGAAGAGAAAAAGGGCAGAGGATATCCGTAGGGGAGCAGCTACACCTGTAGAGCGGGAAAGAAGCCGTCGAAGGGCACATGTAGAATTAAGGCGTGCGCCTGTGGTCATAGATGACAGAAGCCGGCGGAGGGCTAGGGAAGAAATAACAAGACATGCTCCTATGGTCATAGATGACAGAAGTTGGAGAAGGACTCGGGAACAAATAAGGCATGCTCCTGTTGTCATAGATGACAGAAGCCGGAGAAGGGCTCAGGAAGAAATAAGGCATGCTCCTGTGGTGATAGATGACAGAAGCCGGATAAGGGCTCAGGAAGAGCTAAGGCATACTCCTCTGATGATAGATGACAGAAGCCGGAGAAGGGCTCAGGAAGAGCTAAGGCATGCTCCTCTGATGATAGATGACACAAGCCGGAGAAGGGTTCAGGAAGAAATAAGGCATACTCCTGTTGTTATAGATGACAGGTATCACGGACTCCCTGTTTATGAGAGGGAAACCTACATTTCATCTGTGGCACCAGCTAGTTCATATCAGCCTTTACAGGTGCATAGTCCTTCACGCGCCAGAATGTATTCCTTTGATAGAACCTTGGAAGTTGATCCTTATAGGAGGGACTCGATATTAGATCATCGAGATCTGAGCCTTTTGAGTTCACGGGAATCAAGACTTCCAATTGGGCTCAGTCACCTTAACGCCTATGCGCCATACAGAGAACCCCATGTCTACAGTGGCTCGGTTTATAGCACTGATACAAGGAGAGAACATTATGACTATACTTCTGGTGAGCCGTATGCCCAGAATTATACACCTGCGGAACATCGTCCTCCCCCACCTTTGTATCGTAGATACTGA
- the LOC110802541 gene encoding uncharacterized protein isoform X1, which yields MQVEMVGSRGKGSRSKLKGLASGPVKPEPVKIIFDESSDGLLDGEVGKTDTLNSEMNSLEEEQMDEIIFGSVSGDGLEGKDPNSQEVNDREKDGVTEMDVNRSEDFCSHEGTIKDVNEVSGGSDATADVSAEDNEEKTNKMKAEEEHEARKNDKEEEDEAPVMFKLGHDDACAGDERKSPVVSLEGVPTDKEGLAFSDHVIMENMTDDLEYLIEPSKLDLEEPIGHLSDRGHEENVKENANSTNEVKENTGQVIRPKRKAGKKKVVKKKIMVRKPKEVEAGKNDKKPEEVEAPMKFELDNNDTGTADESKSSEVNMADNLENHKEPSKLDTEEPIRTLSDRGEEEQIKENASIINEVKEVTGQVNRPKRKIMKKKVVKKKMVQRHARAANEELLQLSDENNAFGEACKADTNGQVNNEDLSDGPCKVGTKDHVNNEDLSDEVCKVDTNEHVNNENPSVEACKTDKNEHANNEEAEVKPSVKFNRKLKIIRKKKTPGTATAQDAHRPQSGNEETRIVKHVGVNEPDGKNGEVGKSGDKGLLKRSQKKKFTKKVSQEGVPEDVNRSKPSKEGKSSKRIDSMGMIFMCSSETKKDCYQYKILGLPAGKKDMVSKIYQGMRLFLFDIDLRMLYGIYKAAAPGGYNIEPRAFKSQYPSQVRFAVLEDCVPLAEERFKNVLKDNYYTKNKFDCQLNSKQVKNLCKLFHEANKKAESQKASGSRRPADTGLSARRDKKRKRAEDIRRGAATPVERERSRRRAHVELRRAPVVIDDRSRRRAREEITRHAPMVIDDRSWRRTREQIRHAPVVIDDRSRRRAQEEIRHAPVVIDDRSRIRAQEELRHTPLMIDDRSRRRAQEELRHAPLMIDDTSRRRVQEEIRHTPVVIDDRYHGLPVYERETYISSVAPASSYQPLQVHSPSRARMYSFDRTLEVDPYRRDSILDHRDLSLLSSRESRLPIGLSHLNAYAPYREPHVYSGSVYSTDTRREHYDYTSGEPYAQNYTPAEHRPPPPLYRRY from the exons ATGCAGGTTGAAATGGTTGGTAGCAGAGGAAAGGGATCAAGATCGAAACTTAAAGGTCTTGCATCTGGGCCTGTAAAGCCAGAGCCTGTGAAGATCATTTTTGATGAATCTTCTGATGGTCTTTTAGATGGAGAGGTTGGAAAGACTGATACTTTGAACtcagaaatgaattcattaGAGGAGGAACAGATGGATGAGATAATCTTTGGATCTGTTAGTGGTGATGGACTTGAAGGAAAGGATCCAAATTCTCAAGAAGTCAATGATAGGGAAAAGGATGGTGTGACAGAGATGGATGTTAACAGAAGTGAAGATTTTTGTTCACATGAAGGAACAATAAAGGATGTGAATGAGGTGAGTGGTGGAAGTGATGCGACTGCTGATGTAAGTGCTGAGGACAATGAAGAAAAAACTAATAAAATGAAGGCAGAGGAAGAACATGAGGCAAGGAAGAATGATAAGGAGGAGGAAGATGAAGCACCAGTGATGTTTAAGCTTGGCCATGATGATGCTTGTGCTGGGGATGAAAGGAAGAGTCCCGTGGTGTCCCTAGAAGGTGTGCCAACTGATAAAGAAGGTTTGGCTTTTTCTGATCATgtaataatggaaaacatgacaGATGATCTGGAATATCTCATAGAACCAAGTAAGCTTGATTTGGAAGAGCCAATAGGCCATCTTTCAGACAGGGGACATGAAGAGAATGTAAAAGAAAATGCAAACTCTACTAATGAAGTCAAGGAAAACACTGGGCAGGTCATTAGACCCAAGAGGAAAGCAGGAAAGAAAAAGGTGGTTAAGAAAAAAATTATGGTACGGAAGCCAAAGGAAGTTGAAGCTGGAAAAAATGATAAGAAACCAGAGGAAGTGGAAGCACCAATGAAGTTTGAGCTTGACAATAATGATACTGGTACTGCGGATGAAAGCAAGAGTTCAGAGGTAAACATGGCAGATAATCTggaaaatcacaaagaaccaagtAAGCTTGACACGGAGGAACCAATAAGAACTCTTTCAGACAGGGGGGAAGAAgaacaaataaaagaaaatgcAAGCATTATTAATGAAGTGAAAGAAGTCACTGGACAAGTCAATAGACCCAAGAGGAAAATCATGAAGAAAAAGGTGGTTAAAAAGAAGATGGTACAGAGGCATGCTAGAGCTGCAAATGAAGAACTGCTACAACTTTCTGACGAGAACAATGCATTTGGTGAAGCATGCAAAGCAGATACCAACGGACAAGTAAACAATGAAGACCTGTCGGATGGACCTTGCAAAGTAGGCACCAAAGATCATGTAAACAATGAAGACCTATCAGATGAAGTGTGCAAAGTAGACACCAACGAGCATGTAAATAATGAAAACCCGTCAGTTGAAGCATGCAAAACAGACAAAAATGAACATGCAAATAATGAAGAGGCTGAAGTGAAACCATCTGTGAAGTTCAATAGGAAACTGAAAATTATTAGGAAAAAGAAGACTCCAGGTACAGCAACTGCGCAAGATGCTCACAGGCCTCAATCGGGAAATGAAGAAACAAGGATTGTCAAGCATGTAGGAGTTAATGAGCCAGACGGGAAAAATGGTGAGGTGGGAAAATCAGGGGATAAGGGTCTCTTAAAGAGGAGTCAAAAGAAAAAGTTTACTAAAAAGGTCTCCCAGGAAGGGGTTCCTGAAGACGTAAATAGGTCCAAACCATCCAAGGAGGGCAAATCATCTAAAAGGATTGATAGCATGGGGATGATATTCATGTGCAGTTCAGAAACAAAGAAGGACTGTTACCAATACAAAATTTTAGGGCTACCTGCTGGCAAGAAAGATATGGTTTCGAAAATTTACCAGGGCATGAGACTTTTCCTATTTGATATTGACCTGAGAATGCTGTATGGAATTTACAAGGCTGCTGCTCCTGGGGGCTACAATATTGAACCCAGGGCATTCAAGTCCCAATATCCTTCTCAG GTTCGTTTTGCCGTCCTTGAAGATTGTGTGCCATTAGCAGAGGAGAGATTCAAAAATGTCCTCAAGGATAATTACTACACGAAGAACAAGTTTGATTGCCAGCTGAACAGTAAGCAG GTGAAGAACTTGTGTAAGCTTTTCCATGAAGCCAACAAGAAAGCCGAATCCCAAAAAGCAAGTGGGAGCCGAAGACCAGCTGACACCGGTTTATCTGCAAGGCGGGACAAGAAGAGAAAAAGGGCAGAGGATATCCGTAGGGGAGCAGCTACACCTGTAGAGCGGGAAAGAAGCCGTCGAAGGGCACATGTAGAATTAAGGCGTGCGCCTGTGGTCATAGATGACAGAAGCCGGCGGAGGGCTAGGGAAGAAATAACAAGACATGCTCCTATGGTCATAGATGACAGAAGTTGGAGAAGGACTCGGGAACAAATAAGGCATGCTCCTGTTGTCATAGATGACAGAAGCCGGAGAAGGGCTCAGGAAGAAATAAGGCATGCTCCTGTGGTGATAGATGACAGAAGCCGGATAAGGGCTCAGGAAGAGCTAAGGCATACTCCTCTGATGATAGATGACAGAAGCCGGAGAAGGGCTCAGGAAGAGCTAAGGCATGCTCCTCTGATGATAGATGACACAAGCCGGAGAAGGGTTCAGGAAGAAATAAGGCATACTCCTGTTGTTATAGATGACAGGTATCACGGACTCCCTGTTTATGAGAGGGAAACCTACATTTCATCTGTGGCACCAGCTAGTTCATATCAGCCTTTACAGGTGCATAGTCCTTCACGCGCCAGAATGTATTCCTTTGATAGAACCTTGGAAGTTGATCCTTATAGGAGGGACTCGATATTAGATCATCGAGATCTGAGCCTTTTGAGTTCACGGGAATCAAGACTTCCAATTGGGCTCAGTCACCTTAACGCCTATGCGCCATACAGAGAACCCCATGTCTACAGTGGCTCGGTTTATAGCACTGATACAAGGAGAGAACATTATGACTATACTTCTGGTGAGCCGTATGCCCAGAATTATACACCTGCGGAACATCGTCCTCCCCCACCTTTGTATCGTAGATACTGA
- the LOC110802536 gene encoding xyloglucan galactosyltransferase KATAMARI1 homolog, producing the protein MKQYQSFTNTSSKASVVYVPFYAGLDVGRYLWDDHETKVIDYVSIEVVKHLKGKPEWKKMWGHDHFLVAGRVSWDFRRMTDNKLDWGNRLFNLPDAKNMTSLVIESSPWSNTDFAISYPTYFHPSSDHEVYGWQERMTRKQRPYLFSFAGALRPELNDSIRNEIINQCLGSKGKHCKFMKCDAVIKNCEYPKNVMRLFQKSVFYLQPLEDSYTRRSTFDAILAGCIPIFFHLASAYVQYLWHFPKHYTTYSMYIPIEDIKKEDFAVEKRLLEIPKEKVVAMREEVIKLIPNVIYANPNSKLQRFGDAFDVAVKGVLNRI; encoded by the coding sequence ATGAAGCAATATCAAAGTTTCACTAATACTTCCTCAAAGGCATCAGTTGTTTATGTGCCTTTTTATGCAGGCCTAGATGTAGGGAGGTATTTATGGGATGATCATGAAACTAAGGTTATAGATTATGTGTCAATTGAAGTAGTTAAGCACCTCAAGGGGAAACCCGAATGGAAGAAAATGTGGGGACACGATCATTTCCTAGTAGCAGGAAGGGTGTCATGGGATTTTAGAAGAATGACGGATAACAAGTTGGATTGGGGGAATCGTTTGTTCAACCTTCCCGACGCTAAAAACATGACTAGTTTAGTTATTGAGTCAAGTCCTTGGAGCAACACTGACTTTGCAATATCATATCCTACATACTTTCACCCTTCGAGTGATCACGAGGTTTATGGTTGGCAGGAAAGAATGACTCGTAAACAAAGGCCttatttgttttcctttgcaggtGCTCTTAGGCCAGAGCTTAATGATTCTATAAGGAACGAAATTATCAACCAATGCTTAGGTTCAAAAGGTAAACATTGCAAGTTTATGAAATGTGACGCGGTTATTAAGAATTGTGAATATCCAAAGAATGTTATGAGATTGTTTCAAAAGTCAGTCTTTTACTTACAACCACTAGAGGATTCATATACTCGAAGATCAACATTTGACGCTATTTTAGCTGGATGTATACCTATTTTTTTCCACCTGGCTTCAGCTTACGTGCAATACTTATGGCATTTTCCCAAACACTACACAACTTACTCAATGTATATACCAATAGAAGATATAAAAAAAGAGGATTTCGCCGTTGAGAAGAGGTTGTTAGAGATACCAAAAGAAAAGGTTGTAGCTATGAGAGAAGAGGTCATTAAGTTGATTCCAAATGTGATTTATGCAAATCCTAATTCCAAATTACAGAGATTTGGTGATGCATTTGATGTTGCAGTGAAGGGAGTACTAAACCGGATATAG